In the Vibrio gigantis genome, one interval contains:
- a CDS encoding ABC1 kinase family protein, with translation MSAKERNLPTHRLSRFSKFASLATRVAGNVLTEGTKQIAQGNRPKAKDLLLTPQNIARLTDQLAHLRGAAMKLGQMLSMDAGDVLEPELADILSRLRSDADPLPTKQLNQVLESSLGNDWKTEFLSFNFKPIASASIGQVHQAYNDAGDKLAVKVQYPGIRKSIDSDVDNVGTLLNIVGLIPKSVDYKGLLEEAKKQLHDEADYAREADYATRYHSALKEHSHFVVPKIHPQVSSESVLAMDFIEGVSIEQIESYDQSTRDFVMHSLLELLFRELFDFKMVQTDPNFANYLYVENTRQIGLLDFGATREYSDRFSEGYRLAFSSVINSDEQGLNQALEQIGFFSETILPEQRQAILNLVKMACEPMLVDEDYDFKASGLAQRLREAGTILSMEQEYWHTPPADALFLHRKIGGMYLLAARLGAKVNISRLVTPYLMSESKSTTKNDS, from the coding sequence ATGTCGGCAAAAGAGAGAAACCTTCCCACTCATCGACTTTCTAGATTTAGTAAGTTCGCCTCGTTGGCGACAAGAGTCGCAGGTAACGTACTAACAGAAGGCACCAAGCAAATCGCACAAGGTAATAGGCCCAAAGCAAAAGATTTGCTGTTAACGCCACAGAACATAGCTCGCCTGACCGATCAACTCGCGCACCTACGTGGCGCTGCAATGAAATTGGGACAGATGCTTTCAATGGATGCGGGGGATGTCTTAGAGCCAGAATTAGCCGACATTCTTTCTCGCCTACGCTCAGACGCTGACCCACTGCCAACAAAGCAGCTCAATCAAGTCTTAGAGAGCTCGCTTGGGAACGATTGGAAAACAGAATTCCTTTCCTTCAACTTTAAACCGATTGCCAGTGCGTCCATTGGGCAAGTGCATCAAGCGTATAATGATGCGGGGGACAAACTCGCCGTCAAAGTCCAATACCCAGGTATTCGAAAAAGCATCGACAGTGATGTTGATAACGTAGGCACACTGCTCAACATTGTTGGTTTGATTCCCAAATCTGTCGACTACAAAGGTTTGTTAGAGGAAGCAAAAAAACAGCTCCATGATGAAGCGGACTATGCTCGCGAGGCTGACTATGCGACTCGTTATCACAGTGCATTAAAAGAGCACTCACACTTCGTCGTGCCTAAGATTCATCCGCAAGTCTCTTCAGAATCCGTGCTCGCCATGGACTTTATTGAGGGAGTCTCAATAGAACAGATAGAAAGTTACGACCAAAGCACCCGTGACTTTGTGATGCACAGCTTGCTTGAGCTCCTATTCAGAGAATTGTTCGACTTTAAGATGGTGCAAACCGACCCCAATTTCGCCAACTACCTATACGTTGAAAACACCCGACAAATTGGCTTATTAGATTTCGGAGCAACACGTGAGTACAGTGACCGCTTCAGCGAGGGTTATCGCTTGGCCTTTTCTTCTGTAATTAACAGCGATGAGCAAGGGCTCAACCAAGCGTTAGAGCAGATTGGATTCTTTAGCGAGACAATTCTTCCCGAACAACGCCAAGCGATTCTAAACCTAGTGAAGATGGCTTGTGAGCCGATGTTAGTAGACGAAGACTACGACTTCAAAGCAAGTGGTTTAGCGCAACGTCTTCGTGAAGCTGGCACCATTCTGAGCATGGAACAAGAGTACTGGCATACCCCACCTGCCGATGCGCTGTTCTTACACCGAAAGATCGGAGGTATGTATCTACTCGCGGCTCGCCTTGGTGCGAAAGTGAATATCAGTCGCTTGGTCACTCCATATCTTATGTCAGAGAGCAAAAGCACCACTAAAAACGATAGTTAA
- a CDS encoding AraC family transcriptional regulator, whose product MENKKRSKEKAEYKITEELGGLEILNAEYEKQNFSRHSHEGYTLGVIEQGAQRFYRTGGHHIAPQDAIILVNADEVHSGHSATEGGWAYRAMYPLPEQLAKITQELNLPNYGAPYFPRAVVEDPELANQLRLVFNTIDESDNRLLRETLMYGMLVKLISRHGKSPLNPQLDGKTQRQLILVKEFLDDFPQADVSLEELSKLAALSPFHLVRSFQKEFGLPPHAYQIQSRLRLSRKLLKQGHTISDTAQECGFHDQSHFHRHFKKANGYTPGQYIKML is encoded by the coding sequence ATGGAGAACAAGAAACGTTCTAAAGAAAAGGCCGAATATAAGATAACGGAAGAGCTTGGTGGCCTTGAAATTCTTAATGCTGAATATGAAAAGCAGAACTTCTCACGCCATAGCCATGAGGGCTACACGCTTGGCGTCATCGAGCAGGGCGCTCAGCGTTTTTATAGAACGGGTGGTCACCATATCGCTCCACAAGACGCTATTATTCTGGTCAATGCTGATGAGGTACATAGTGGTCACTCTGCCACTGAAGGCGGCTGGGCGTATCGTGCGATGTACCCTCTTCCAGAGCAACTTGCCAAGATCACTCAAGAGCTCAACCTTCCTAATTACGGAGCACCTTATTTCCCAAGAGCCGTTGTAGAAGATCCAGAACTCGCCAATCAATTGAGATTGGTCTTCAACACGATTGATGAATCCGACAATCGCTTGTTAAGAGAAACATTGATGTATGGGATGTTGGTTAAGTTGATTAGCCGACATGGAAAATCGCCGCTTAACCCTCAACTCGATGGAAAAACTCAGCGCCAGCTTATCTTAGTGAAAGAGTTCTTAGATGACTTTCCACAAGCTGATGTATCGCTGGAGGAACTATCTAAGCTAGCAGCTTTGAGCCCGTTTCACTTAGTACGTTCTTTTCAGAAAGAGTTTGGTCTTCCGCCGCATGCGTATCAAATCCAATCTCGATTAAGACTTTCTCGCAAGCTGCTGAAGCAAGGGCATACCATTTCAGATACTGCCCAAGAGTGTGGTTTTCACGACCAAAGCCATTTTCATCGACACTTTAAAAAGGCCAATGGCTACACGCCGGGGCAATACATCAAAATGCTTTGA
- a CDS encoding YbaY family lipoprotein, whose product MKKALILITSLVSFGLLVGCQATSETNASQEVVAENTQVISGTVSYRERIALPENAVVTVTLEDISLADAPSTVIATQEFTTDGKQVPFAFELSYDNDKIKANHRYNMRAAIHVDGKLRFTTDTIKSVITDVENTQQADLRLVGVR is encoded by the coding sequence ATGAAAAAGGCTCTAATTCTTATTACGTCTTTAGTATCGTTTGGTCTACTTGTGGGTTGCCAAGCAACATCAGAAACGAACGCTTCTCAAGAAGTGGTTGCAGAGAACACTCAAGTGATTTCAGGAACAGTTAGCTACCGTGAAAGAATTGCATTACCAGAGAATGCAGTGGTTACCGTTACGCTAGAAGATATTTCACTGGCCGATGCCCCATCTACGGTTATCGCGACTCAAGAGTTCACCACAGACGGTAAGCAAGTACCGTTTGCATTCGAGCTGAGCTACGACAACGACAAAATTAAAGCTAACCATCGTTACAATATGCGCGCAGCGATTCACGTTGACGGTAAACTACGCTTCACGACTGATACCATTAAGTCAGTAATTACTGATGTAGAAAACACACAGCAAGCAGACCTACGTTTGGTTGGTGTTCGTTAA
- a CDS encoding ribonuclease H1 domain-containing protein — protein sequence MAKKYYVVWKGRTPGIFTTWNECKAQVDGFAGARYKSFPTLGEAESAFGGKTSFTSSAAKPSSTGKATKAKVPPLSEQQITDMPFDIKIFTDGACEPNPGEAGTGLAVYQNNQLTELWYGLYQAVGTNNTAELHGLKQAFLLAKEKLQEGLSVAIYCDSKYSIDCITKWASGWEKKGWTKSGGEIKNLDIIKPAYALYQELASQITIHHVNGHVGIEGNELADRMSIVAISTKDENLSRYNETTDISEILALRAG from the coding sequence TTGGCTAAGAAATATTATGTGGTTTGGAAAGGTCGCACACCTGGCATTTTTACTACTTGGAATGAGTGCAAAGCGCAAGTCGATGGTTTTGCTGGTGCGAGATATAAATCGTTTCCAACACTGGGCGAAGCAGAATCCGCATTCGGTGGTAAAACATCTTTTACGTCTAGCGCAGCGAAGCCTAGTTCGACGGGTAAGGCAACTAAAGCGAAGGTGCCACCTCTTTCAGAACAACAAATCACTGATATGCCTTTTGATATCAAGATCTTTACTGATGGGGCTTGTGAGCCAAACCCTGGTGAAGCAGGGACGGGACTAGCCGTTTACCAAAACAACCAATTAACAGAATTGTGGTATGGCTTGTATCAAGCTGTTGGTACCAATAATACCGCTGAGTTACATGGCCTTAAACAAGCCTTTTTACTAGCAAAAGAGAAGCTTCAAGAAGGTTTGTCGGTAGCAATTTATTGTGACTCTAAGTACTCAATCGACTGTATTACTAAATGGGCATCGGGCTGGGAGAAAAAGGGTTGGACCAAGTCAGGCGGTGAGATCAAAAACCTCGATATTATCAAGCCTGCCTATGCGCTATACCAAGAGCTAGCTTCTCAAATAACCATCCATCACGTTAATGGTCACGTTGGTATTGAAGGCAATGAACTTGCAGACAGAATGTCGATTGTTGCTATCTCAACGAAAGACGAAAACTTAAGTCGATATAATGAAACCACCGATATTTCGGAGATATTGGCTTTACGAGCAGGCTAA
- a CDS encoding AzlC family ABC transporter permease: MDNQKIDRRTQLWKGVLAGMPLSIAVIPWGILAGSYAIDAGLNQLQAQAMSAILFAGSAQLVAAGMFKAGIGLGTMLLTTLFITSRHFLYSVSMREKISHLPARWRLLLGFWLTDELFAICSGQSQQEFNRWYAAGVGGGFYLVWNIASFVGIVAGSQIPSLNEIGLDFAVAATFIALVFPLIRTLPVVVCVLVSLVTSVAMSVNNVEGGLMIAAIAGMLAGFFSESFQERNNGKKPIIEGK, from the coding sequence ATGGATAATCAAAAGATAGATAGGCGTACGCAGCTGTGGAAGGGCGTTTTAGCGGGCATGCCTCTGAGTATCGCCGTGATACCGTGGGGAATCTTAGCTGGCTCATACGCGATTGATGCTGGATTGAATCAACTGCAAGCACAAGCGATGTCGGCGATCTTGTTTGCCGGCTCCGCACAACTGGTCGCTGCAGGGATGTTCAAAGCAGGTATTGGTCTTGGCACTATGTTGCTGACCACACTGTTCATCACCTCAAGACACTTTTTATATAGTGTGTCGATGCGCGAAAAGATAAGCCACCTTCCTGCTCGTTGGCGTTTATTGCTTGGCTTTTGGTTAACAGATGAGCTGTTTGCGATTTGTAGTGGGCAGTCTCAGCAAGAGTTCAATCGTTGGTATGCTGCGGGTGTTGGCGGCGGTTTTTATCTGGTTTGGAATATCGCGAGCTTCGTTGGCATTGTCGCTGGAAGCCAAATTCCATCCCTTAATGAAATTGGCCTCGACTTTGCGGTCGCCGCGACTTTCATTGCGTTGGTATTCCCGTTAATCAGAACATTGCCTGTTGTGGTGTGCGTGTTGGTTTCATTGGTGACTTCGGTTGCTATGTCGGTGAATAACGTTGAAGGCGGGCTCATGATTGCAGCAATTGCTGGCATGTTAGCGGGCTTTTTCAGTGAGTCATTTCAAGAGCGCAATAACGGCAAAAAGCCAATCATAGAAGGAAAATAG
- the tesB gene encoding acyl-CoA thioesterase II — MSQPLKELLNLLQLEKLEEGLFRGQSENLGLPQVYGGQVLGQALSAARYTVQDDRSVHSFHSYFLFPGDPEKPIIYDVENLRDGRSFSTRRVKAIQNGRPIFYLTASYHGDAPGFEHQNAMPDIPGPENFASETELASHIAEFLPEKLRKTFCGEKPIEMRPVTVVNPLKPKKTEAKQYLWVRANGAMPDNQLIHQYLLAYASDWGFLVTALHPHEVSIMTPNFQVATIDHSIWFHRPFKMDEWLLYAIESPTAANTRGLVRGEIFNQKGELVATAVQEGVMRFTK, encoded by the coding sequence ATGAGTCAACCTTTAAAAGAATTACTAAATTTACTTCAGCTAGAGAAACTGGAGGAAGGTTTGTTCCGTGGGCAAAGTGAGAACCTGGGACTTCCGCAAGTTTACGGCGGTCAGGTATTGGGACAAGCACTTTCTGCTGCTCGTTATACCGTTCAAGACGATCGTAGTGTTCACTCTTTCCACAGTTATTTTCTGTTTCCCGGCGATCCTGAAAAGCCAATCATTTACGATGTTGAGAACCTAAGAGATGGGCGCAGCTTCAGCACGCGCCGTGTGAAAGCGATTCAAAATGGCCGCCCTATTTTCTATCTCACGGCTTCTTACCATGGTGATGCCCCTGGGTTTGAACATCAAAATGCCATGCCTGATATTCCTGGACCAGAGAACTTTGCATCAGAAACAGAGTTAGCAAGCCACATTGCTGAATTCCTACCAGAGAAACTGCGCAAAACCTTCTGTGGCGAAAAGCCAATTGAGATGCGCCCAGTGACGGTCGTGAATCCACTGAAGCCTAAAAAGACAGAAGCGAAGCAATACCTTTGGGTTAGAGCAAACGGCGCGATGCCAGACAACCAATTGATTCACCAATACCTGCTTGCTTACGCATCAGATTGGGGATTCTTGGTTACGGCACTTCACCCTCATGAAGTCTCTATCATGACACCAAATTTCCAAGTAGCGACGATCGACCATTCAATCTGGTTCCATCGTCCGTTCAAGATGGACGAATGGCTGCTTTATGCGATTGAAAGCCCAACGGCGGCTAACACTCGCGGCCTAGTTCGCGGTGAGATCTTTAACCAAAAAGGTGAGTTAGTCGCGACGGCAGTACAAGAAGGTGTAATGCGTTTTACTAAGTAA
- a CDS encoding DUF2059 domain-containing protein, which translates to MYRFFAILFLLVPLQLSAAQDDRQALIKELLQIMDVDSTLDAVYVQMDSMMANMSKDLGVSESEQAIFDDYYQGMNDLMKEEVSWQKLEPGIVTIYSNQFTEEELGAMIDFYKTEHGKSILKKMPTVTTESMIMTQSLMQQVLPKVQKLTTKLKQDLEAHRGS; encoded by the coding sequence ATGTACAGATTTTTCGCAATTTTATTTCTACTCGTACCGCTGCAATTATCAGCGGCACAAGATGATAGGCAAGCTCTGATAAAAGAGCTTCTTCAGATTATGGATGTCGATTCCACGTTGGACGCGGTATACGTTCAAATGGATAGCATGATGGCTAATATGTCTAAAGACCTAGGGGTTTCAGAGTCAGAACAAGCTATTTTTGATGATTACTATCAGGGCATGAACGACTTAATGAAAGAGGAGGTTAGCTGGCAAAAGCTAGAACCAGGAATTGTAACGATTTACAGCAATCAATTCACTGAAGAAGAGCTCGGTGCAATGATCGATTTCTACAAAACAGAACATGGAAAAAGCATTCTGAAAAAAATGCCAACCGTGACAACAGAGTCAATGATCATGACTCAATCGTTAATGCAACAAGTTCTCCCAAAAGTTCAAAAGCTAACGACCAAACTAAAACAAGACCTTGAAGCACATAGAGGTTCCTGA
- a CDS encoding MGMT family protein, whose translation MDQFLSQIFAVIHQIPYGKVTTYGDIARFSGFPGYARHVGKALGNLPEGSKLPWYRVINSKGEISLKGDSFDRQKQHLVKEGVEVSEAGKVKLRIYKWQP comes from the coding sequence ATGGACCAATTTTTAAGCCAAATCTTTGCTGTGATTCACCAAATTCCATATGGAAAAGTAACAACTTATGGAGATATAGCACGTTTTTCAGGATTCCCGGGCTACGCGCGCCATGTAGGAAAAGCACTGGGTAACCTGCCAGAAGGTAGCAAATTGCCTTGGTATCGAGTGATTAATAGTAAGGGTGAAATATCTTTAAAGGGTGATTCGTTCGACCGACAAAAGCAGCATTTGGTTAAAGAAGGGGTTGAAGTGAGTGAGGCAGGAAAAGTTAAGCTCAGAATATACAAATGGCAGCCCTAA
- a CDS encoding VP0952 family biofilm-associated protein: MVFSTFQFLITTLLAVVCARAISLSDGDIPVLAMVIPALWILPQGGIAGLALLVSMTTYGLTLPLQPITLSVSAWVLFPLLMVVFSRRSSLSVVIISGLIVTTLQVGIMVTQSAGKLDGTPWVTLLQVLSIMVIWWAANHLKPASRHSWWSLVLILPLWIADLPYAALVALCITGIMASMETLTRLKTFRWNKLLCWTLPTVGFAALVITPSIEVPSPVFVVWLCLLGTAWMTDYIIRTEDNEDIDI; encoded by the coding sequence ATGGTATTTTCAACATTTCAGTTTTTGATAACCACATTATTAGCGGTTGTCTGTGCGAGAGCAATCAGTTTAAGTGACGGGGATATCCCAGTACTTGCAATGGTCATTCCTGCTCTATGGATTTTGCCGCAGGGGGGCATAGCAGGATTAGCTTTGCTTGTTTCCATGACTACTTATGGCTTAACCCTTCCTTTGCAGCCAATCACGCTCTCTGTTAGCGCATGGGTGCTGTTTCCACTGTTAATGGTGGTTTTCTCAAGACGCAGTAGTTTGTCGGTGGTGATTATTTCGGGTTTGATCGTGACTACTTTGCAGGTCGGGATTATGGTCACGCAATCAGCAGGCAAGCTTGATGGTACGCCATGGGTGACTCTATTACAGGTCTTGTCCATCATGGTTATTTGGTGGGCCGCTAATCACCTTAAACCAGCGAGTCGACACAGCTGGTGGTCATTAGTTTTGATACTTCCATTATGGATAGCCGATTTACCTTATGCTGCTTTGGTTGCCTTGTGTATTACTGGCATCATGGCATCGATGGAAACACTCACACGCTTGAAAACTTTCCGTTGGAATAAGTTACTGTGTTGGACGCTGCCCACGGTAGGCTTTGCTGCCTTGGTGATTACTCCAAGTATCGAAGTACCAAGCCCTGTATTTGTAGTGTGGTTATGCCTGTTAGGAACGGCATGGATGACGGACTACATTATTCGTACTGAAGATAACGAAGACATCGATATCTAG
- a CDS encoding thiol-disulfide oxidoreductase DCC family protein yields the protein MTLLTIFYDGTCPLCAKEMAALIKSDTKNQIQTIDIYSEAFSNYPQIDAEAANTILHALDENGELLLGLDVTYQAWNLVGKGWLYAPLRWAIFKPFADWCYLRFAKNRYNISFWLTGKSRCNGNSCTK from the coding sequence ATGACACTACTTACGATATTTTATGATGGAACGTGCCCACTTTGTGCAAAAGAGATGGCAGCGCTGATTAAATCTGATACCAAAAATCAGATCCAGACCATCGATATCTACAGTGAAGCGTTTTCAAACTACCCGCAAATAGATGCCGAGGCAGCCAATACTATTTTGCATGCACTGGACGAAAACGGAGAGCTGCTGCTCGGTTTAGACGTGACTTACCAAGCATGGAACTTAGTAGGAAAAGGTTGGCTTTATGCGCCATTACGCTGGGCCATATTTAAGCCGTTTGCAGACTGGTGCTACCTAAGGTTTGCCAAGAATCGATATAACATCTCATTCTGGCTAACCGGAAAATCACGTTGCAATGGAAACAGCTGTACGAAATAG
- a CDS encoding phosphotransferase family protein has translation MSDEDLSKMGSAKVSLVELDGTTCVRKQGASEVESAFYQHAAQHLKGVNSPALILNDGPDLFLEYIPNSIPLSELQQTSSVYEQLADIHNSRYVPTFDVKQHRWNENDTGIALASLNLPLVTQDSLKYIQSLSRSIFDHNTLISGDANEGNWGRRDNGELVLFDWERFGYGSPAIDLAPLVSRMGTLSDYEFIVDQYLPHSSLISREDLIRQLIIAKSWIVVEVTNILVSRNNPEASKYIHWFREQLPTWLATVEGQL, from the coding sequence ATGAGCGATGAAGATTTGTCGAAAATGGGCTCGGCTAAAGTTTCATTGGTTGAACTCGACGGTACGACTTGTGTAAGAAAGCAAGGGGCTAGTGAAGTAGAGTCTGCGTTTTATCAACATGCCGCTCAACATCTCAAAGGGGTGAATAGCCCCGCTTTAATTTTGAATGATGGCCCCGATCTTTTCTTGGAATATATCCCTAACTCAATTCCTCTGAGTGAACTCCAACAAACAAGCAGCGTGTATGAGCAACTTGCGGACATCCATAATTCTCGCTACGTACCTACGTTTGATGTAAAACAGCATCGTTGGAATGAAAATGACACTGGCATCGCTTTAGCCTCGTTAAACTTACCACTGGTAACTCAAGATAGTCTCAAGTATATCCAGTCGCTAAGTCGTAGTATTTTTGACCATAACACCTTGATCTCTGGTGATGCGAACGAAGGAAATTGGGGCAGAAGAGACAATGGTGAGCTCGTATTATTTGATTGGGAGCGTTTTGGTTATGGCAGCCCAGCTATCGATTTGGCACCGCTCGTTTCCCGTATGGGTACTTTGTCTGACTATGAGTTTATTGTTGACCAGTACCTACCTCATAGCAGTCTGATTTCCCGAGAAGATTTAATAAGGCAATTGATCATCGCTAAAAGCTGGATCGTTGTCGAAGTCACGAATATATTAGTCTCGCGTAACAATCCTGAAGCTTCGAAATACATTCACTGGTTTAGGGAGCAATTACCAACTTGGCTAGCTACTGTGGAAGGTCAGCTGTAA
- a CDS encoding AzlD domain-containing protein translates to MIWLTILLMTAIVFFSRYLFLEPAIPLRLNQTARRLLRYSSPAVLTAIWGPIVFAPEQTFWPSLENPYLIGALVTGLLIWKTGNVLLTIGVSMGVFLFYNLVAVDFLFH, encoded by the coding sequence ATGATTTGGTTAACGATATTACTTATGACAGCAATTGTTTTCTTTAGTCGATACTTGTTTCTTGAGCCTGCCATTCCGCTGCGACTCAACCAAACCGCGCGACGTTTATTGCGTTATTCAAGTCCGGCAGTGCTGACCGCGATTTGGGGGCCAATTGTATTTGCACCAGAACAAACATTTTGGCCAAGCCTAGAGAACCCTTACTTGATAGGCGCGCTGGTTACTGGCTTGCTGATTTGGAAAACAGGCAATGTGCTACTAACGATCGGCGTTAGCATGGGCGTGTTCTTGTTCTACAATCTTGTCGCGGTTGATTTCCTTTTTCATTAA
- a CDS encoding transporter substrate-binding domain-containing protein: MKWILVAFVSVFSVFTYAKDWKQIRFTVEGAYPPFSWTTQDGDLEGFEVDLANALCIELEVKCIISKTDWDGIIPSLLSRKNDAIIAAMTITEEREKKVNFTIPYAKVPTRFVMKKDREINMSDDSLNDLTIGVQRATIGDKYLSEIYPDVDIKRYGSFDEAFTDLLNGRLDTVFGGSMGLNAGFLETEQGKDYHFTGPKFTEEKWFGRGIGVAVRKQDNELKDLIDDGIQRLIDNGQHQKIASKYFSYSIYE, from the coding sequence ATGAAATGGATACTTGTTGCATTCGTCAGTGTTTTCTCTGTATTCACATACGCAAAAGATTGGAAACAAATTCGATTTACTGTTGAAGGGGCTTACCCTCCATTCAGTTGGACAACGCAGGACGGCGACTTAGAGGGATTTGAAGTCGATTTGGCCAACGCACTGTGTATCGAGCTAGAGGTGAAGTGCATCATCTCAAAAACAGATTGGGACGGTATTATCCCATCTCTTCTAAGCCGAAAAAACGATGCGATAATAGCGGCGATGACAATTACCGAAGAACGTGAAAAGAAAGTTAACTTCACTATCCCCTACGCAAAAGTTCCTACTCGTTTTGTGATGAAGAAAGATCGAGAGATCAATATGAGCGACGACAGCTTGAATGACCTAACTATCGGGGTTCAGCGAGCAACTATTGGCGATAAGTACCTTTCTGAGATTTACCCAGATGTAGACATTAAACGTTACGGCTCATTCGACGAAGCCTTTACCGATTTACTCAACGGTCGTCTCGATACCGTATTTGGTGGCTCTATGGGGCTCAATGCGGGGTTTCTTGAAACAGAACAAGGTAAGGACTATCACTTTACAGGCCCTAAATTCACCGAAGAGAAATGGTTCGGACGTGGTATTGGTGTAGCGGTACGAAAACAAGACAATGAACTCAAAGATCTTATTGATGATGGTATACAAAGACTGATCGACAATGGTCAACACCAAAAGATTGCTAGCAAGTACTTCTCATACAGTATTTATGAATAG
- a CDS encoding GNAT family N-acetyltransferase — MNIVCAEKQELAEIYQLEHALFGDHAYPQFFIRQAFDCWGKGLLVAKQDSKIAGYVLTTTTDTQNEFWVLSLAVDPNYRGMGIGRKLMQQAVEQLPRDAKLLLTVDPNNTSACALYASMGFSTIKQEENYFGDDEPRLVMQLII; from the coding sequence ATGAATATTGTCTGTGCGGAAAAACAGGAACTGGCTGAAATTTACCAGCTTGAACATGCTTTGTTTGGTGACCATGCCTATCCGCAATTTTTCATTCGTCAGGCATTTGATTGCTGGGGAAAAGGCTTATTAGTTGCTAAGCAAGACTCTAAGATTGCGGGCTATGTCTTAACGACAACCACGGACACGCAGAATGAGTTTTGGGTCCTATCATTAGCGGTAGACCCGAACTATCGTGGTATGGGAATTGGCCGGAAACTGATGCAACAGGCGGTTGAGCAGCTGCCCCGAGACGCTAAGCTTTTGCTTACTGTAGACCCAAATAACACATCCGCTTGCGCGCTCTACGCGTCGATGGGGTTTTCTACGATCAAACAAGAAGAAAACTATTTCGGTGATGATGAGCCGAGGTTAGTGATGCAGCTTATCATCTAG